The Nomascus leucogenys isolate Asia chromosome 4, Asia_NLE_v1, whole genome shotgun sequence genome includes the window ATGCATAGACGCACTCGAGGaaaaatactttattctttttaaactatatttaaaagaGGGATGCCCAGTATTTTAAAGACAAACaagtgatatttaaaaatagaaatttacacagttagcaaaagagaaaattgacAAGATGAAGAGAATCAAcatatcagaaaaatagaaattatgaatacacattttctttccttgaacAGTCATTCCTAAAGGAAAAACATAATTAAACAAGTTAAGAAATTTAGAATTGAATACATGATTGCAAAGTCTGTTGCAAAATGAAaactttctaaaacaaacaatTAGATTGTTGGTTCTAGACTTCAAAGATTACTGCAAATGTGATCTTATGTAGCATAATTCTACATATTCATGACAGTGATTCAGACTGAGCTCATTTCCTTTCCCCATAGATGAAATTCCTTACAGCCATGCAGAGGAGCAATCACACAGTGACTGAGTTCATCCTGCTGGGCTTCACCACAGATCCAGGGATGCAGCTGGCCCTCTTCATGGTGTTCCTGGGTGTGTACTCTCTCACTGTGGTAGGAAATATCACCCTCATCGTGTTGATCTGTAATGACTCCCGCCTCCACACACCCATGTATTTTTTCATTGGAAATCTGTCTTTTCTGGATCTCTGGTATTCTTCTGTCTACACCCCAAAGATCCTAGTGACCTGCATCTCTGAAAACAAAAGCATCTCCTTTGCTGGCTGCCTGtgtcagtttttcttctctgccGGGCTGGCCTATAGTGAGTGCTACCTGCTGGCTGCCATGGCTTATGACCGCTACGTGGCCATCTCCAAGCCCCTGCTTTATGTTCAGGCCATGTCCATAAAGCTGTGTACATTGCTGGTAGCAGTCTCATATTGTGGTGGCTTTATTAACTCTTCAATCATCACCAAGAAAACGTTTTCCTTTAACTTCTGCCGTGAAAACATCATTGATGACTTTTTCTGTGATTTACTTCCCTTGGTGAAGCTGGCCTGTGGCGAGAAGGGCAGCTATAAGGTTCTGATGTACTTCCTGCTGGCCTCCAATGTCATCTGCCCCGCGGTGCTCATCCTGGCCTCCTACCTCTTTGTCATCGCCACTGTCTTGAGGATCTCCTCCTCCCAGGGCCGCCTGAAAGCCTTCTCCACATGCTCCTCCCACCTGACCTCTGTCACTTTATACTATGGCTCCATACTCTACATCTACGCTCTCCCTAGATCTAGCTATTCTTTTGATATGGACAAAATAGTTTCTACATTTTACACTGTGGTATTCCCCATGTTGAATCCCATGATCTACAGCCTAAGGAATAAGGATGTGAAAGAAGCTCTGAAAAAACTCCTCCTGTAAATCAAGATTATCTCCaccaaaggagaaacaaagactATTTTAGATGcagttttttgtatttcaaaCTGAGTTACCGTTGTGCTTTATCATGATCAATCCTCTTCTTGATACATGACAGTTACAGACACGTACAataagaaaattaggaaaatttagaagaaaaacttcTGAATATATAAGAATTGAAGTGTATTTCCTGTCTCTCTTattaaaagcaaacataaaacTTAAGCCCAAAACCTCTCCTATACCTTCATAAAGTGATGAACAGCCTACCTCATTAGCCTAAGATTTGGCTAATGGATATGTGTAGAATAGTATCTATATTGTTCCTAGAACTAGAAAGAACTGTGATCAGTCCAGTCTTAGTATTTTCCTGTGTTTAATAACTAGATGACATTCATCACTTTCCATTGCCTTAACAGAATATCTTAAGGATTATTATACATTACTTTCCTCCCAAGAAGTATTAGCGCAAAGATCTAGAGGCACTCAAGAAATAACTCAATACAAACGAGATCCAGAAAGGTATGATCTTGCTAAGTTGTATGCCTCTTATACAAGTTTCTTGATTAAGAAAAATTCATTAAGATCTCATACACATGATTTTTGTAATTCACTGTATAACTCTCGGAgctcctctttatttattttacaaggGTGAACTTGCAAGgacttttatattaaaattgtgaCCTTCTGAGCATCAAAGGGCAattatcatcatttaaaaaataataataactttggtgaagtgaaaaatttaaacaataaaagtcTATGAGTACACATTGCTCAAtagatattttattgtatttatttttaatggatattTTATAAAGAGAATATGTACATACAGGGGTGATTCCACAAAAGgaatttcacttagcataatgtcttctaggttcattcatgttgttgcaggTGACAGAATTACATTTCttgtaaggctgaatag containing:
- the LOC100596854 gene encoding olfactory receptor 9G1; its protein translation is MQRSNHTVTEFILLGFTTDPGMQLALFMVFLGVYSLTVVGNITLIVLICNDSRLHTPMYFFIGNLSFLDLWYSSVYTPKILVTCISENKSISFAGCLCQFFFSAGLAYSECYLLAAMAYDRYVAISKPLLYVQAMSIKLCTLLVAVSYCGGFINSSIITKKTFSFNFCRENIIDDFFCDLLPLVKLACGEKGSYKVLMYFLLASNVICPAVLILASYLFVIATVLRISSSQGRLKAFSTCSSHLTSVTLYYGSILYIYALPRSSYSFDMDKIVSTFYTVVFPMLNPMIYSLRNKDVKEALKKLLL